From Tripterygium wilfordii isolate XIE 37 chromosome 13, ASM1340144v1, whole genome shotgun sequence, the proteins below share one genomic window:
- the LOC120011873 gene encoding E3 ubiquitin-protein ligase RHA1B-like, which translates to MAALSDFFSRLYSITVVFFTIFLLEIMILFRSITRTASSQNTSRQLITSSQFFKFIEERNPTISYTQKLKPQSRDCAVCLSDFVEGDKIRRLKCNHTFHRDCLDRWLEQCWATCPLCRTKVLPDEVVAGFHQLRQDPAEYDGSDEEILYLLSALHGFSGLGIKVSYKVDDPTNGR; encoded by the exons ATGGCTGCTCTCTCTGACTTCTTCTCTCGTCTCTACTCAATCACAGTCGTCTTTTTCACAATCTTTCTCCTCGAAATCATGATTCTCTTCCGATCGATCACCAGAACCGCTTCTTCACAAAACACCTCCAGACAACTAATCACAAGCAGCCAATTCTTCAAATTCATCGAAGAGAGAAACCCGACGATCTCCTACACCCAAAAATTGAAGCCCCAATCGAGAGATTGCGCTGTCTGTTTGTCTGATTTCGTTGAAGGAGACAAGATTCGGAGGCTGAAATGTAACCACACATTTCACAGGGACTGTTTGGATAGGTGGTTGGAGCAGTGCTGGGCTACTTGTCCTCTCTGCAGGACCAAGGTCTTGCCTGATGAAGTTGTTGCAGGGTTTCATCAACTAAGGCAAGATCCAGCGGAGTATGATGGGAGTGATGAAGAGATTCTTTACTTGTTGTCTGCATTACATG GGTTTTCTGGTTTGGGAATTAAAGTGTCATACAAAGTGGATGATCCAACCAATGGTAGGTAG